The DNA region TGGGTGAAAGCCACTCATTTTGTATAAGGCTCTCGCTGACTGTAGGGTACTCGCAAGGTATAGGGCTCTTGCTGGGTGTTGGGCTCTCGCTAGGTGTAGGGCACTCGTTGTGTGTTGGGCTCTTGCTGGGTGTAGGGTACTCGCTGAGTGTAGGGTATTTGCTGAGTGTAGGAAATTGACTGAGTGTAGGCTACTCGCTGGGTGTAGGGTAATTATTTGGTGTCCCACCTGAAACTTTCCAACCACGTCAGTCCCACATGACCATGTTGGCTAGGTACTTTCTGGACACCAAAAGGACACGTATACTATGTCAGTGATCTTGGTGCCATGAATGGATTCTTTCCATCACAATCAGGTGGCACAGGTGCTTTTCTCACATTCTATTGAAACCTGTCCAAGTCTGTACAGTAGCCTATGCtttcattttcttattttctcttaggGTTCTCTTCAGACATGTATTTCCGCTCTGTAATCATCAGCTGTAATCTTGGTTTTGGCGCCAGACTCTATTGTGTCTACACCTTTTGATTAAAGATTACACTTATTTGATTTTTGGGAAGTGTGTATACTAGATCTTAAAGGCCATTACAGGAATGCTCTATACTCTATATGAACAAAGGCACACCTGGGACACCTGATTGTGTAgcttcttttaaaatcaagtttCTTTTGAAATGAAGGCTATTAATAAAGATCCACCTCTCCTCATCCCgaaagtactggatggagtaccaccatttcagagaacacagttcctctccAGCTAACAAATCTTGGTTAAAATTTGCATAACATTCTTATATCATTCtctattttacattatttcaaaACAGATAGCTAAAGGACTTTATCGCAAATGGTTTGCCCATCAATTGcctgtgttttgtttgtgtgaatCCAGCCAAAATATGCTTCACTTTCTATGCTCCACGTCAGCATTGTTAGCAATATCCCAGATTAGCACTTGTTAGCAATACCAGTTTACAACAAATAATATGTttaaaagaactttaaaagtggaggaagtttattaaaacactgtttatacacaaagTACCTTTAAGTAGTTCACTGGGTGCCACCATACAGAAATGAAATCAGTGTAAAAGGATGAaaattatagagatattttcagcaacagctggaattcattcattaatttagcAAATTATCATGTTTTAGTTCAACCCAAGTACATTTCACACCGGACTTCTCCtttaaagtaactgaatgcatCCATTAGAATGGGTGTCTACAAAcctttatataatgtataaaatataacatatttcTTACCACAATGCAAAAGCTGCAGCAATTTCTAACATTCTgactaatattctaatatattatacaatattgtcttttttgtttgtcattttttgtACGTCAGTTTATGTCAATATGTTGACTGGCTGATCTGTCAATTTTAATTGTagttattttagaaatatttctTTTGTGTCTGTAAggataaagacattttttacgtaaacttttgtattatttaaatgtttagttttgaCTCATGGGACTTTAACCGTCATTCATtagaattttaatttttaaaatatgttttgcaCTCATTTTTATACAGATCTTGCTGTGGAAAATTGTTGTAATTCATTATAttgaatatatgtgtatatttgtgtgtgttactgtaaaacaaaacaaacattaattaacaaaaaaaattaaacaaacagttctgcacattttttgttttatttataaatacatacaatacatttataaaattcaTAATATAAAACAGACAATTATTCAGCAGCACCTAGATCTAActatgacaaataaaaaaataaaataaacatacaaaataaaacagtataaaatgcCCTGCTTGTGACCAAGGGCTTCTGTGTTTTACTGTTGAAATGTTGTTTGAAATCGTAACAATTAGAAATGTTTATATTGTAAAAGAGAAATCAGTGTGTGTAGCTTTTATGACATGAAGATGATCGCCTGATGAGCATCTTGACACTCAGCTCAGGCAGGCATGTTGATCCTgttcacttttcagtttttttgctcGCCTCctagacaaagagagaaagagagaaatttagCACCATTCTTATTGGTCGATTCACAATGATTTACTTGGTTGATTTGgtcaatatatttttatgtatatttctTGTATATAACACTTTTGTCCTGTCCTCTACACCCCTAATATCAGGCATGAGTAGGAGATCTAAGATGGTTTATGCATCGCCTCCTAGTGCTGGGGTcttaggttcaagtccctatctgtgtgaATTTTTTCTGTCTCGGTTTCCTTCAGGGACTGTAGATTTCTTTCCTTTCAGGAGAAAAAATGAATACTCTAAGTTGCCCTGGTGTGTATGACTGTATACACAGATATGGATTGGCCCTTTTTCTGGGTCTATGCCATTGTGCCCAATGGATAGTTCTTTCCGGTTGAGATTACGCAGTACACGATTGGCTGCTGTAAATGATTgtgattgtaaagcgtcctttgGATGACTAGAAATGTGCTCACCTCTGCCTGAGCATCCAGTTGTTTGATGAGATTGGCAACCCATCTGCTTTCTTCTTTAGGGGGAGAACACagcttcttgtttttctttgtgatGAACCTTAGtgcagagaaagaaggagaaaagtGAGTTTTTCATGTACTATAGTAGATAGAAGCATCTTCAGCGCATCTAGCACACATAATCTATATTAGAAAGGCCTGATTTAGGGCCTGAGATTCGCTTTAAATACAGCTGAACTGAAAATCCATcgtacaatattttaatattgtctCTGTTGATTCATTACCATCGACATTACTATTATCTTCatgtttaagttcagaaatcaatatttggtggaattattattcacagtttcatgcatcttagtatgttctcctccaccagtcttacacactgctttttcataactttatgtcactcctggtgcaaaaattcaagcagttcagtttggtttgatggtttgtgatcatccatcttcctcttgattatattccagaggttttcaaattggtaaaatcaaagaaaatcatcatttttaagtgatcacttattttccagagctgtacatatggaTATGACCTCATTCATTTTTTGCTGAGCCCACTAAAGCCCAATATAGCAATTTATTTAGGACACTATTAAGAATGTTTAAAGATgtttatacatttaatttttttctccctaaaataatgcaataaaataaaattaataaaaagtattttatcatGATATCACTGgaataaaatactgttaaaattacaatattatcgaATAAGTTTTGATACAATATATCATGTCAGGCAGATATTTAGAGATACTTACACAgtagctgctttgtgacatccaTTGTTTTGGACATGTTCGATGTAGGATACAATGAGATGTTTTGGAATTTTATGTGGTGATATGGTCAAACAGCAGTCAGCGGCAGCATCGGAGAATGctaggaaagagacagagagacaaacattGCATAAGTTACCAAAGAAACCAAATGATAATGTAAAGTGATAATGTTTCGCATGAAAATTTTGCAGAACATTGTAAAAAGTTGAAATAAAAGCGTTAAAAATGTTCAGATGACGTTTTACTAACATGAACTGTGAGTTGAGATGGTTTTCCATTGAAAGGGCTGATTGGAGATCAATGAGTTGATATGATATGCATAAAAAAATTCAAGGCACTCAAGAGAATGAATTAAACGAAACTGAAAACTGCACAATTCACTTCCTTGTTTTCCTTATGGATTTAGTGCATTTGGATAGATTTCTGGACAGCTGTGTGGGATTAACTGGAAACCCATCTGCTGAAAGGCCCACAGAAGGGTCTTTGAGAACACAGCCAAGGTCAGGACATAGAAATGCTGTTGACCTTTCGTACTGTAGTTTATTCACATTGTGCACAATAGAGCTTCAGTTTAAAATACAGCAGCCAGTACATACAAGCTTGTGCAATAGCAGCTACAtgcatgcatgtatgtgtatCTGGGCTGCTCAATATATCGTTTCAGCACTTTTATTGCAATGTATTTACCAATACGTGATATGTAATAACTGATGTTAACTGATATGAACACAatgaaataataacattttatgctactaatataatgataattgaaaggcataataatgcatttacatctTTTTTAAAGGTGTTATAACCATGGTATTCTAACAGATTTTGAGAATTGAATtatagaaatgaaaataaaataaaatcattattttaaatataccagCTAAAATCGAAATACAAGTTAATTCATGCTTTTCAGTTGTAAGGCAATATTGAGGTCCAAAAAAATGGCCTACAAGTTTCTATGCTTATTAGCTAACAATATGTTTTGCATGCAgtcatgtgtgtatatgtatatatatatatatatatatatatatatatatatttatatatgcatgtctgtatatatatatcctacCTTCTGTACTGCCCCAGATTGCTACTGCCATGAGCAGAAACGCAGCCACTGCAGTCGTCATGCTGTTCTGTGTGTTGGTCTGTCTGATCGTCTGATGGTGCAGGAGATACAGGTGAAGCTCCTAGAGCAGGTGTGTGAGCTCAGGTGTTGCACCGCTGCCATATTTATACACCTGCAGGAGGAGCGGAGTCTTTCACTTTCATAATCTCATAAACGGCTCTACCCTGTGGCCATGTGAAGATTTCCGATTGCTTCCCGTCACATTCCCTCCCCCATTCCCCTTCCCCATCATGATTGGACGCAGTTCAAAaatcttactttaaaaaaaaacatacttttgacagtgtgtgtGATAATTTCATAATGCTTTCGATTTCTAAAAGCTATTGGCAGACAAAACTGGAAGGCCAGATTCTGTTGCATAAGACTGTGAACAGCAGCCCAGAGACATACAATATTGTGcgaatatttcatttttttatatgtatatatacgtaaaTACAATACTGGTCAAACATAAAATTTTAGTTGTGCATGGCCCAgaaaagctgcttttttatttttttatcttagcaatacatttattactgcacttcttcaCCTATCAgatctctaattcttctcttcactgcagaAACTATAGAGTTAGGCCATTGTTAATCATGTTAAATTAAGCCAAAgactaaagctgtttccatgtgggtcagccagacgtgactcttcctgtaccattttttttccagtttccaaGAGCCTTTTGATGGTGTAGAAAACAAAACTCACCGCTCTCtgtcttcatctgtaatttctctaaagaaaatacctctatttttaataattacagatttatgtgttttatctgtgtttttttctagttattatgatgatgaaagtgtgaatgtgctgtgtgtaagtgtgtaaatgctgcagcagagagtgcagtaacacaattTGTTCCAACACTGCTTTGCTACAGACACTacaggcatttttttttaaatacatttccaaagctcagtttatttacaTTGCTACTTTCAAGCTGTACTAAATATTGTACTACATTACTAAAATGACttcagtttttagtttattaattttCCTCAAATGCCCTGGTACATTTgtgcactggattttgtaccatttctggttattgactgcacctgaagagcttaaatgagaactctggtgtaaaatggacttttggtgtagtaaaacttgataaaaagtacttaactttgatgaataacacctttcagactgggtgataaatcgccttttccaccgttatccagctcaaagtagctccacacctccttgctagaatccgaagagccctgtgagcctggataacggtataAGAAACGATTTATCggagcaaattatgccccatatcactcagtctgaagggtgtttagacaaccggttaaaatttctggatctcagaaagttgtgggagaatggaggtgtgctattcatcaaaggtaagtactttttatcatgttttacttcaacAGTTCACACcagttctcctttaaagacacaggtactatgccatggccagcctcATTGCCAGACCTATCACTGTTTGAAAATAACCCCACATCAAAAAACACACAGTGGAAATTTAGGTCCTGAGATGGCAGCACAACAGTATACCAGAtcgtttttttgggaaaaaattatGCTGTGAGAAAAGCACATTGATACCTTTTAAAATTACTACTTTTTCAGGGATGTCCTTTCGTTTTTCAACAGAGCAATGGcgaaccacatgctgcacactttaGAAAGCAATAAATCTAGAAGAAGAAGTGATTTCTTCTAGCAGTTGGGAGgtttaacaaaacattaaaagaaCCACTGTTTTCTAACAATCTTTGcatcttaattattatttttaaaataaatacagcctATCCAAACATAATATTGTGATAATGTTTAATTTAGCAAATTAGCCACCACAAATTTTATTTGCACATGGAATAGGATGTTTGCTGAagtcaaacataaaaaaaaaaacattttctgcttCATTTGGACTCCAGGCAATGtttttttggagggaaaatctaCAAGTTGCATAGATTTTCCTTTTTCATTTTGCCATTGCTTATATCTGCAAAGTTGCATTACAGTGGATTTCTCAGATACTCTAATGGTTTTGGTTGTGCACATGACTGTGCATAGGCCCCACGTTTCAAATCATCCCTTTCAGCCCAATCCAGTAAGGAGAAGGTCAGTCAAATTCTTCAGAAGCGGCGGTAAATTCCCAAAAAGGTACTATTGGTTCCTGTTATTGTCCATTTTGAACAGCTAAGCATTTCAGTGTTGCTTACCAGACATAACAGCTCTTCTGCTACTTTCGTTTTTTTAGAAATTCCTCCTTCCTCTCCTGTGGAACCTGAATCTGGTTTAGGTTTAGTTCAGAGGAATAGTCTAAGAAGTTATACAACTTCCCTTATAACTAATATGTCAATGTCAACAGTTGAATATGCATCACATGCTTGAATGAAACTGCACTGAGGTGTATAAGGTTTTTAATACTGTTATTAGTTAAATGCATACaaagtatatatagtatagaGGCTTCATGATGACTGCTGAGTGCCAAACGAAGCCAGAAACAATAGTGAGGTATATTTGAGCCTATTTACTACATAAAACCAGGTTTGAGACTGACTGGTGAGGTTAGTCTTAGTCTCTAATGCATTAATAAAGTTtctaatacatattttattttaagctgcAACAAGTTGCAATTAGACTAAGGCACTGTCACTATAATCCAAGAATCGCTGCTTTAAATCCCAGGTTAaactgctttgccatcagcagccagagtctgagagagcagacATGGGATACTATTGCCAGCAATATTGCCAGAGTTATCCCCGTTTGCAGTTTTTGCATGTCAGTCAGTCAAATTACCTTTTCCTGTAAAAGTAGTCAATTTTTAGTCTCATTAACCAACAAAAAGCACTAGATTTGCCCTactttataatactttataatgtcTCTAATAACtttgtagttacacattaacaatctatACGATAACAATGTAGTGTAAATACCAGTAAAGTACACCAtaatacagatttattacagttgtacttGTTATGTAATTGCAGGTGTTTGTCTACATAAATTTAATGCATCTAGTGgttaaaatgtagaaaatcacATTATCTATGTTTTTGCATTGATCCACCTTATGATCACCATGCCACATTGGACTATAAatgctatatttttattttgagcaTCCTTAATCATCTgcacagccagaaaccacataaaatattatttaaagctacTTAGATCCAAACCATATTTGAAAGTGGCTTTATAGGACCATTAGGATTGTATTTTTTGTAGTAACTCGTACCATGATCAGGATGTaacatcagatattaaggaaacacaCTAAGTTAAAGCATCAACAGCTCTTGTTGGCAAGAGCtttcagacagtattttattattactgtgaCTGTGTGGAACATTCTGGGAATCTGTGCAGATTTTAGCCACTGAAACTGCCAACTTTTATTCATTTCCGCTATTTATTTCCTCTACTCCCATTTCGACGCTCAGAGTTTCCAGGTATAAAACACTACAACACGCAAACAGTGTGCTGAAGCCATAGTAACAGGTGAGCTGGCTGTTTTTTCTgcagaacaggtaatcactgaactTCAGTCAGGTTGACTCATCATTGCTTGCCATTATTAGTCAGTCTGGCAActttatacaacattttttacagtgtttgaaAATTGGACTCTTGTAGTCTTTTCACACGCTCGTTCTTATTTATTAGTAAGTGTTCCTTTAATGGGATTGCAAACAGAAGAGGAAAATGACTGCAATCATTACATCACATAGTGACCACATGCCATTTTGGTCGAAAAGACATTTTTTCATTTTGAGTTCTGCTTTCAATTCAGTCTTTGTCAGCAGAATTGGATGCTTGGTGGCATTTAGGGTAAAGGCTAAAGAGAGCACTGTTCAAAAATCTGTATTTCATCCAGATGGCTTACAGTCAGATCTGATAACGAATTGCCCACATCAACAAGCGCTTGACATTATCTTGACAAGAACCAGAACATACCTGACTAAACCACAGAGTCTGGCATCATcacagaggtgtgtgtgtttctgtgaagaATAAACCAAAAGCAATACTTTCACCATGAGCTTGACTAACCACAAAGGCAGTGGATGGAGCTTCATGACTCCAGAAATAGCAGTTCCGTTGTGGCTATCATGGCCTTTAGATTGgattgtttatttcctttatatcaggggtctgcaattaagtttctgcaattttccaagccattacatggtgggccacaaaaaaacattctgttttggaaaatgaagtgtaatgggatagagagctacagactagtagctctccagcccagagggttgttgaacccaattgcagaagagttgatctcaaagcaggtaaacccaagaagaaagcaaaaaataaataaataaacacaaacaaacccgtgttgtcagggtcgtggtccaatacataTAGTttccccagctagtgaattgagacaggGCCGgggaaaacgcccttataaggagatagggagcccaagaacaggcagaaaaacaagaacgggctAAAACTAATGTCACGCCAAGTGCGACAGAAAAAGCTCACCAGacaaacattgatttttttattttactcattatagttcattatagttcaaacaacctcacgggccagatgtttcatgcttgtgggccacttattgccgacccctgttttaTGTATTCATACATCGCTCTTCCAAATCCACAGAAGATTGAATTGATGTGCATTTAAGTTGCTTAAAGCAATTTTttgctttaaaagtttaaaagatgGCAAAACACTATATATACCATATAGACAAAGGTATTGGGACACACCTCCTAATTAATGAATTTAGTTGTTTTATTTAGTATCACGGCTAAAGGTGTATAAAATAAAGCCCTTTGCCATGCTGTCTGCCTTACACacattattgaaaaaaataaggtCTCACTAAAGAGCTCACTGAGGGTTGCACGACTGCAACTGCAAGTTCTACCATCAGCTGTAAGTGTTCTTATTGAACACTGGAAGGATCCTTCCCAGCAAAATGCTTATTTCATGAAGGTAGCACCATGCAACCACTAATAGGTCAACTGAGCACTGAGAAACCAATCAGGATGGAGGCTGATTTACGCTATTGCTATGTACTTAGGTTATGTCACACATCTCGCTTGAGCTTATGCGTGCAAGGCCGATATATTATTTATGTAGATATTGTTCAGCATTTGtaggtttcagaaagctgtgatCAATATGTGTGAAATTTCTGCATGTTGCAGGAGAAGTGGGATGTctgctgtcacaataattacattatcgatttatatTTATTGTGCAATATATTAAGGATGACTTCGATCATTTTTGTTGACCTCGATATTTTGCCCATTATGTAAGTTTGGGGTTGCTACGTGTTGAGAATGCTACTATGGTGCATAAAAGCCTTGAACCATGCAGCTTAGCTACAAAGAGGGACTGACTCCACACTAATGTCAATGGATTTAGGCTGAGATAAAAGCTCCTGTAGCTGtagtacttttgtctatatagtgcacctaaaatgtaaatacagtacaggccaaaagtttggacccaccttctctttttcaatgcgt from Astyanax mexicanus isolate ESR-SI-001 chromosome 22, AstMex3_surface, whole genome shotgun sequence includes:
- the LOC103044943 gene encoding C-C motif chemokine 14-like codes for the protein MTTAVAAFLLMAVAIWGSTEAFSDAAADCCLTISPHKIPKHLIVSYIEHVQNNGCHKAATVFITKKNKKLCSPPKEESRWVANLIKQLDAQAEEASKKTEK